The Spirosoma foliorum genome has a window encoding:
- a CDS encoding sensor histidine kinase, giving the protein MVWQNPFHTLQPPGLSRNDQVKFKIIVGAQLIITTGLCLAGLVHLVAHQYSRIPELVFASLTLLPILILLKRYPFRIAALYFISIAILDAFGIAVLRISQGIDTLVENNYFYIVCISIFILDGRPAYFFAIVSGLLGLLIRGLAVYYLHEPNNLGQYISFIAPFMVVAFFSDWVKKLTDENQAAIESKNRRLSELNTLKDKLFNIIAHDLRIPIAILKMQLEQLRDRNPKSKRITISLEEYHRLVDSVDRTYVTLDNLLQWSLLQREALGNRPVHVDLPQLLQATLALYDNQLQLKELSLRTKMEPTEVFVDSYQVQIIIRNILQNAIKFTPVGGSLYLQTQAMADGTKLTLTDSGIGMDEPTIASLANSFISRPGTGGERGTGIGLQLVQELVAANGGQLTIQSQVGEGTTVEVLFPQKSI; this is encoded by the coding sequence ATGGTCTGGCAAAACCCGTTCCACACGCTCCAACCACCTGGCCTCTCCCGCAATGATCAGGTTAAATTCAAGATCATTGTAGGCGCTCAACTTATTATTACCACTGGATTATGCCTAGCTGGTCTCGTACATCTCGTCGCTCATCAATATAGCCGGATTCCTGAACTGGTTTTTGCCTCGCTTACTCTTTTACCCATTCTCATCCTGTTGAAACGGTATCCCTTTCGGATAGCGGCCTTGTATTTCATCAGCATAGCCATCCTGGATGCCTTTGGGATCGCTGTTTTACGCATCAGTCAAGGCATCGATACGCTTGTTGAAAATAATTACTTCTATATTGTCTGTATTTCCATTTTTATACTGGATGGAAGGCCAGCTTATTTTTTTGCTATTGTATCCGGTTTATTAGGCTTACTCATTCGAGGTCTAGCCGTCTATTATTTGCACGAGCCTAATAATCTTGGCCAGTATATTAGTTTTATAGCGCCCTTCATGGTCGTTGCTTTCTTTAGTGATTGGGTAAAAAAGCTAACGGACGAAAATCAGGCGGCCATTGAAAGCAAAAATCGGCGACTCTCTGAGCTGAACACATTGAAAGATAAGTTGTTCAATATCATCGCCCATGATCTGCGCATCCCCATCGCGATCCTGAAAATGCAGCTCGAGCAGCTTCGGGATCGTAACCCGAAATCGAAACGGATTACGATTTCACTGGAAGAGTATCACCGATTGGTTGATAGTGTCGACAGGACCTATGTAACTCTGGATAATTTACTACAATGGAGCCTACTGCAACGGGAAGCGCTTGGCAACAGACCTGTTCATGTCGATTTACCCCAACTTCTACAAGCTACCCTCGCTCTATACGACAATCAGCTTCAGCTCAAGGAGCTAAGCTTACGAACAAAGATGGAACCGACTGAGGTCTTTGTCGATAGCTACCAGGTCCAGATCATTATCCGAAATATTCTTCAGAATGCCATCAAATTCACGCCAGTGGGCGGTTCTCTTTATCTTCAGACCCAGGCAATGGCCGATGGGACTAAATTAACACTCACGGATTCGGGGATTGGTATGGACGAACCAACGATCGCTTCACTGGCCAACTCCTTTATTTCCAGACCAGGCACAGGCGGAGAAAGAGGCACAGGTATTGGGTTGCAACTGGTCCAGGAGTTAGTAGCAGCCAATGGGGGCCAGCTTACGATTCAGAGCCAGGTAGGCGAAGGAACAACGGTGGAAGTGCTGTTTCCCCAAAAGAGTATATAA